The following proteins are co-located in the Streptomyces bottropensis ATCC 25435 genome:
- a CDS encoding universal stress protein, producing the protein MQPVVTVGLDGSPESLAAARWAADEAEKRKLTLRLLHAWPLLVPEPARVPSEVDQNYWAKRLVHTARAELQTRHPGLLVVGSLVSDDARNALLQAASESEMTVLGSHRLESVESYFLGDISLPVVARAQRPVILVRADARQGRAGDQKPVQAAASRVVVALKLHHSSDELLDFAFHSAAARGVPLLAVHGRSVPLHARLPWGVDHEVTEELTGDARKLLDKALQPWREKYPQVEVDDSVRLDGHAKAVVHAAEGASLLVVGRSAHRHGLGAHLGHVVQAALHHVRCPVAVVPHG; encoded by the coding sequence ATGCAACCCGTTGTCACCGTGGGCCTGGACGGCTCACCCGAGAGCCTTGCCGCCGCCCGCTGGGCCGCTGACGAGGCCGAGAAGCGCAAGCTGACCCTGCGACTGCTGCATGCGTGGCCGCTGCTGGTGCCGGAACCGGCCCGCGTTCCCTCGGAGGTCGATCAGAACTACTGGGCGAAGCGTCTCGTCCACACCGCGCGGGCGGAGCTCCAGACCCGCCATCCGGGACTGCTGGTCGTCGGGAGCCTGGTCTCCGACGACGCCCGGAACGCCCTGCTCCAGGCGGCTAGCGAGTCCGAGATGACCGTGCTCGGCTCGCACAGGCTCGAGTCGGTGGAGAGCTACTTCCTCGGAGACATCAGTCTGCCCGTCGTCGCACGGGCCCAGCGGCCGGTCATCCTCGTCCGCGCCGACGCCCGCCAGGGGCGGGCCGGGGACCAGAAACCCGTTCAGGCAGCCGCGAGCCGCGTGGTCGTGGCTCTGAAACTGCACCACTCCTCCGACGAACTGCTGGACTTCGCCTTCCACTCCGCCGCCGCGAGGGGCGTCCCGCTGCTGGCCGTCCACGGACGGAGCGTGCCGCTCCACGCACGCTTGCCCTGGGGTGTGGACCACGAGGTCACCGAGGAACTGACCGGGGACGCGCGAAAGCTGCTGGACAAGGCGCTGCAGCCCTGGCGCGAGAAGTACCCGCAGGTGGAAGTGGACGACAGTGTGCGTCTGGACGGCCACGCCAAGGCGGTCGTGCACGCCGCCGAGGGCGCCTCGCTCCTGGTGGTGGGCCGCAGTGCGCACCGCCACGGCCTGGGGGCCCACCTGGGCCACGTGGTGCAGGCAGCCCTCCATCATGTGCGGTGCCCGGTGGCCGTCGTCCCCCACGGCTGA